The DNA sequence CACACAAAGCTGGTGGGTAATGATTGCCTTATTTTCAGGCGCTCTGGTTGCGGGCAAAGGCCTCATGGTCACATTATTTGGCGTAATCAGCTTTTTGGCGCTTAAAGAGTTTTTCTCGCTTATTGCCACCCGCCGCGCAGACCGTCATGTGCTGCTCTGGGCGTATCTCACCATTCCCATACAGTATTTCTGGATATATACGGGTTGGTACGGGATGTTCGTCATTTTTATTCCGGTTTATATGTTCCTTGGCATCCATGTGCGCATGCTGCTTACAGGACACACCGAAGGATTCATCCGCTCTGCCAGCACCATTCAGTGGGGTATGATGGTATGCATCTACACGGTAAGTCACGCGGCCTATCTATTGGTGATGCCTGAGGCTAGTGGCGACATGCAAATGGGTGCGTCGTTGCTATTGTATTTGGTATTTCTCACCCAGTTTAACGATGTGGCGCAATATGTCTGGGGCAAATGCTTTGGCAAACACAAAGTCAGCCCGAACATTAGCCCCAACAAAACATGGCAAGGGCTACTGGGTGGCGTAGCTACCACCACCCTTCTTGCATGGCTGCTTGCACCCTACCTCACGCCATTCAGTGCTTTCGATGCTATCCTAGGCGGGTTGCTGATTGGCTTTGGGGGCTTCTTTGGCGACATCACTCTTTCTGCGGTCAAACGCGATATAGGCGTGAAAGACATGGGCAAAACTATCCCGGGTCATGGTCGCATACTCGACCGAATAGACAGCCTCACCTTTACTGCCCCGCTGTTTTTGCATTTCATCCGCTACTTTTATTATTAGGCTACTATGCTGCAAAACCTCCTGCGCTTTTTCTATTTCGGCCTACTCGTGCGGGGATTTGTATTGTTCTTTTTGGGCGTCAACATTAGGCGGCGAGAACTTTTGCCCTTGCGAGGCCCAGCTATCATTGTGGCCAACCACAACAGCCACCTCGATACCATGGTGTTAATGAGCCTTTATCCGTTGCACCAGTTGCCACATGTGCGCCCCGTTGCAGCGGCAGATTACTTTCTCAAAAATAACGTTCTGTCATGGTTCTCACAGCGCATCATCGGCATTATTCCCATGAAGCGCACGGCTGCGCGGGATGTGTTCGCGGGTGTATATGAGGCTTTGGATAAGGGCGATATTGTTATTTTTTACCCTGAAGGCTCGCGCGGTGAACCAGAACGAATTGCTGAGATGAAAAAGGGCATTGCCCGCATAGCTGATGTCTACCCTAACGTGCCAATCACGCCGGTTTTTATTCATGGTTTAGGCAAAGTGCTGCCCAAAGATGCATGGCTTCCCGTGCCGTTTTTCTGCGATATGTTTGTGGGGGAGGCATTGCGAAACGATGACGGAGAGTTACTTTCAAGACTCAAAACACGCATGGAAGACTTGGCTCACGAAAAGTCTTTTGCCCCTTGGGAATAGCTTTGCAGCACCGCAAGCGACGCCGCATTCAACACTAGCTTAGGATGTATATTACGAAGCTGTTCTACCGCCTCGTCCACAGTTTGTGCCGCACCGCTTTTTAGCAACCACGCCACCACCACTGCTGCACTGCGCGAATAACCAAGGGCGCAATGCACATAAACAACGCCCTGCGCACGATGCACCTCAATGAAATCTACGGCATCTTGCAATTGCTCGATGTTTGGCGGCGTCAAATCCAACACTCGCGCATGGTGACAGGCGAGCCTGCGGAATGGTTTGGCCGTCGCAAATTCAGGAGCCATATCTACCACAGCCACCACACCGTCTTCGCATAGTTGCTGCGCTTCTTTGTTCGACAGCATTCGCCCCATCAATAGGTTTTCTGCCACTTTGCGAGTGGGTGTGTCTGCGCGAGTATACATGCGATAGGAGCAATAAGCCGCTAAACGATACGGCGCGAGCAGCACGCGACTGCTGATGCTATGTCCACCCTGCCATTTGCGGAACACTCTTGTCCCCGCGCCCGAATAAGCCATTGCCACCAAGGTCAGCGCAAGTGCAGGCCATAGGAATAACAGGCTATAAGGCATCGCCAAAAATGCCATAATCAGGAGCAGAATTGCCATAGCACCATAGACCAACACCAACTTGCGATGAAAACCAGAAGGGAAACCGCCATAATCTTGACGATTGGGGAACAGATAGAACCCAAACGCACCGACAAGCATTGCCGTAGGAATATCAACAAAATGGTGCTGATGAGTGAATAAAACCGACAGGCCAATGAGTGCAAACCACACATGGATGAATCCGTTTAACAGCCCTTTAGTATGGCTTGCATAAACCACCCACAGAAACATCAGCAAGCTAATATGCAAAGAAGGTGCTTGATTGAAGGGCTGGTCGAAACCATAGAGCACATCGAATAGCACACCATAAAAGCCATCCACCTCAGGGCGGGGAAAGGAAAATTGCATAGGATAAAGTAAGAAGCATGCTGCCGACACACTAATGGCAAAAGCCACCCTCTTCACATGCCCGTGCAGTTCTTGGCGCGTAACACAAAGAAACAACGCGCCAGCAAAGAATAAATCAATGGACATGTAGGGCACAATCATCCATGGCACCACGGGAATATTCTGCTCCCACCCAAAATAAAATTGATTTACCTCGGGTAAACTCGCGCTATACCAGTTGGTAAAACCATAGGCGCCAAAGAACAATGGCCCCAGCAATGCCAGCCAAAGCATCGCTTCTTTTTTGAGAGATGAGATGTGCATAATCGCCTCACCCTCTGCGAGCTACAGATACAGTAAAAATGCCGTCATCATCAATTGCCATTTTCTCTTTGATAAACCCTGCCTGTGCCACTAACTGGTCCATCTCTTGCTGAGTGCGACGTCGCATAATCCAAGGTTCTCCGTCGCGGTGACTGGTAAGCACGCGGGCAATCAGCTCCATTTGAGGGTGCCACGGCTGATTGGTATAGATAAGATAGCCACCCTGCGGCACCACAGCGGCCAAGGCGCCTAGCGAAGTACGCAGCAAATCATTATCGGGGAATAATTCATACAAACCAGACACGATGGCAACATCTGCCTCGCTCGCCGAGCGCACCGAATCAGCATCAAATGCGTTGCCTTCTTCGTATCGCACGTTGCTAATGCCACGTTCCGCAACGTGCTTATTACCCGCCTCGATATTGATGGGGCTATAGTCACGTAACAGAGCCTGTGCGTTCGGATAGTCTTGCAGCACATCCAGCACATAGCGCCCCTGACCAGTGGCTATGTCTAGCACTCGCACCTTGCTTTGCGAAGCCTGCATATTATCGATTACCTCGCGCAAGGCCAGTTCCAAATGCACTTTGCGCTGACGAATGCCTTTCCATCCCGCACTATCCAAATGTGCGCGATCAATCAGCTTTCCAATTGGGGTGATGCCTTGCGCCTTGTTCAAATACACATAGTCCAGCATCGCGCCCGAGTCGAAACCCAGCTTCCAGCCCAAGCGCATAGAGTCACTCAGACGGCCAACCGTTTTCATACCAAGTGCCATCAGTTTATAACCCCAGTTCTTGTAGCAAAGCGGAAAAATCTTCGATGACAATTCATCGTATTCCAGCCGTGTATAACCATGCTTATCGGCATCGGTCACATTCGCAGGCTCATAGCTGCCCTCAAAGGCTTCTATCATAAACTGCCGCGCTTCAGCGATGGGCAAATGGTTGTCTTTTTCATTGAAGGTATCGTGGAAAAACCCGGGGAAAATACGCATGCGTTTCTTTGAACTCGACAGGCCATTGAAGAATTCTTTCTGCATTTTCTGTCGCACCACCCAATCATCGCCCGAAGTCAGCACCAATGTGGGAACCGTGATAGCCCCCGCATCCGTAAGCAATCGGCTGCTGGCATCGTGCAATCCCAGCAAAACATTCACAGCGATATTGCGCGTTACCAGCGGATCATTGTCGTATGAGGCGGCTTTTTCTTGGTCATGTGTCAGCAGCTTGCCTTTGACATAACTGCTAATGAAAGATTTAGGACGTAGCTTATTCAACACACGCAATCCAGGAATTGCGAAAGGAACATAAAGCCGTATACGTAATGCGGGGCTACCCAGCACTAGCGCGCGAATTTTTGGGGCATAGTCATGCACCCATGTGGCCGCGATCACACTACCCACGCTATGCGCCATCACCACAATATCTTCTATTGCAAACATGTGCTGCTGCGATACGTGCTTCACAAAGCAATCTGCATCGCGCGCCAGCGCCGAAAAGCTCTCAGCATAACCGCGCTCTCCTGGCGAATTGCCGTGCCCCCGAGCATCCCATGCAAAAATATGTGCATCAGGCATATCCAGCTTCTCTATCACATCCTGCCAACGTGCAGAATGTTCATGACCACGATGGAACAGCACTATCGCCTTATCCGACTTTGTAGCGGCAGGCCAATGGCGATAGAAAAGCTTCGCTCCATCCCAGCCATCAAAATAATGCTCCACTGATTCTCGCATGATACGGCTCCAATTTTTGTCTTTACCTCATTATCAATAGCATCTAATTTAACAATGTTCAATTATTAATTTTACACTGTTCATTTAGAGGCCTCATGGCAAGACGCTACGATCACACGCGTGAAGAAATTATGCAAATGGCAATCGAATCCGGTAACGAGATGATAGCCGAACACGGGCTGGCGGTATTCAGCGCACGTGGCTTGGCAAAGACCATAGGCTACACGGTGGGTACCCTTCATAATGTGTTTGGCGGATACGATATGCTGGTGATGCGGATCAACGCGCACACGTTGGATGAATTACAGCAATACATCCGAAACAAAACCCTAAACATCGCTGATGGCGAGGACAGTATCCGAGCCATGGCTCATGCCTATTATCAATTTGCGAAAAATGCACCACTACGCTGGCGTGCGATTTTTGAGCACAGCCTGCCAGAAAATGCGACCATTCCTGATTGGTATCAGCAAAAAACCGTCGATTTATTCATTGAAATAGAAATACACATGAAAGCCGTTAACCCTAAAGGCGATGCGCGTTTAGCGGCAAAATCCCTGTGGGCAGGCATACACGGCACATGCGCCCTCGCGCTCACGGGCAAACTAGACCTAACAAGCAAAAGCAGCACGGAGCAACTGCTAGAAGCAATGCTGGACAATTTTATACGGGGTTACGAATCTAGGCCATGATTTGGTGCTTAATTTGGGATTGGCGAATCACTTTATTAACACCCATCTCATGGATGCGGGGTGATGGCAACAATAGTGATTTCTTTCTTATCCGGTCCATAGAACCAGAATATGCGATAAGCGCCCGGAGTTTTGTTCTCGGCGTAGGCCTCGAACACTTCTTTGCTGTTCGATCCGAAAAATGTTGCTTTTGTTACTTGCAACTATTGCATCCATTACTATCCTTTTACCACCACTGCTTACTTAATTATATTTTCGCACATAAATGAGAAAAATAAATGAAAACGAAATATGCGCTTATGGCGATCTGCTGCATTCTTGGCATATCAACTTTAGGCGCTCACGCGTTGCATGCTGCAGAACCGCCTACAAAGCCGAATGAATCTGTAACAGGAAAGCAAGTTGCAGACGAAGCAGTAGCTGCAGAGATGCTGCTGGATATGCAGAATTTTCCGGAACAGCAAGGCATGACCTTTGGCGAAGCAATGTATGCTCTTCCCAATATGTGGCCTGTCGACATCCAATACCCCTATGATTTCGATATCATAGAATCGACCCCGCCAAAGAAATACAGCTCTTCATTTACAGTACGAATAGACAATCATCACATCAAATTAAATATTTCGAAATATCCAACCGAATACAAAAAGCAATTGGCAGCCAGTATTCTGCAGCGCGCCAAACAGGAAGAAGGCGATATGCACGGCATGGTTTATAGCCTGACTCTGCTTGCCGAAACAAAAGACATCGCAGAAATGATCATGCGTGACATCGAAGACATCAAGGTTCCCGAGAAAACGCAGGCGTTTGGAAGCTACCTTGCGATATTACTCACAGAGCGTTACCCCAGTTTAGTGACATATGCGTTGCCAGTGCTGAAGGATGACTATGACGATCATATATCCGATAGTAGTTACTGGATAAGACGCCTTCGGTTCAAAGAGATTCTTTCGCCGCAGGAATCACTGGAACTATATTCATCACTGATCGCCAACAGCACCCCGAAAGCAAAAATGGATATAAGTGTAGATTTGGTGCGGCTGGGTATCTACGAGCCACGCCTGATTGGCGATATCCACACTGTTTTCCAGCAAAATAATATGGCTTCGGCGCATCACGAAAGCCTGCTTCTGGCCTATGAGCAAAACGACCATCAACAGATACAAAGCCTATTGCGCGGGCAGCTCAATCGCTCCTACAAAGAAAGCATGGCATCACTGCATATATTCACCGAAATCCTGTTGAAAGAGCCGGACAAAATTTCCGCATATGGCGCGTTACTCGAAGATTTTTTCGCTATGGAAGCAGGCATTCGGGTCGAATCCCTCTATAGAGCCTTGCTTGGGGCAGCGCATAAAGATGAATCTGTCTGGCAGCAAGCAGGCAAGCATTTGCAATTTGGCTTTTATTCGAAACGCCCGCCCAGAATGCGGGGCACCGACTTAATGGTTAGCTCGCTCGGAGAAATGGCAAAACAAAATGCTGCATTCAGTCAGTATATGCTGGAAACATTCTTTTTAAACCCTGACGAAGCAACAAAATATGACAAAGATGCTTTGAAAGAACTACTTCAGGCATTCCCGCACGAACAGGTTGCCACTATTGCAGCCACGAAAATGTCCGATCCCCGCCATTTTCCAGATACACCGGCAAAAACGCATTCAACCACCCAATCATCAGAGATTGGTTTGCTCATAAATGCCTTCGATAATCTTGGTGAATATGAACGGCAAGAGTATTTTTCAAAGAAATTAGCCGAATATTTGAAGAACCAGAAAGAGGAGAGCCTCCTTCCGTTCATCGACCATGCACTCAGTATGGAAACACCTAATACACGGATATTCGTTCACACGAAGCTAGCCCATGTGATACAGGCGCTTCCCGAGACATTTAAAACATTCTATCCGATTTTGGCAAAAGCCCGCGAAGACGAATCTGTGCTTGTTCGTAAGAATCTGGTCAAACAAATTGCGCTGCTATATCGTAAACTCAAAAATGCTGATGGCAAAATGGCGTTGCTTGAATTAAACAACGTGTTTCCAGCTGAAATCAGGGCATTTTTTAAGCACGAAAGTCGGGTTGCAAAACGACTTGGTTATGTGATGAAACCCAAGTCATTGAATGAAACAAAAGAGATATTACATTCTGCACGCTACCCCGGCCAAATAACGTATGAGATGCTGCATGCGGATATGGATAACTTTCCCGTGGTAGCACATGCAGCGCTTAGTCTTATACGCGAGCATTCAATCGCAGAATATGATAGCGGCTTGCGCAATGCGCTTGCAACTTTGTTTAATGGTAATCTTTCAGAATGGCCGCTTTTTGTTTCTGCCCTCGAACCCACGATCAAAAGCCCTTATCCGGATGCACAGAATTTGCTGTATTATTCGTTTGTCTGTCAGGTGCGAGGCACCGAAGGAGAAGACTTGCTGAGGAGATTGCGTTTGGAAGAACGTTCGGTACAGCTAAATGCGTTCATCGATAAGATTTTGGCTAACGCAATCGTATATGATACCGATTCGTCTAATCCCGATGTGCCCGAAGCATGCAAGGTGGCGCGAATGGGATATTCGGAAACGTCTTTCGAGAATAAACCATTCTATGTAATAGCAGATAGTTATTTCCCACTGAACCCATCTGGCCCACCAAATTAAAATTTAGCCAGAACTATATAAACCATTCTTGCCTCTGATACTGAGCAGTGATTTAGCGTCTGATTTTGGTGGGCAAATCCCCTTACTAACATCCATCTCATGGATGCGGGGTGATGGCGACAATCGTGATTTCTTTCTTATCTGGTCCATAGAACCAGAATATGCGATAAGCGCCCGGGGTTTTGTTCTCCGCATAGGCCTCGAACACCTCTTCATTATTCGGACCGGAAAGAGACGAATATTTATGGGTGTTCAATCCGGGATGGCGGGGATTGGCCTGCAAATATCCAAGGGCTTTTCTCACGGCCTTCAGCCGTTTTGCATGAGTAGAGTTCCCTTCCAGTTCATCCAGATCCGCTCCGGCCTGCTCAGTAAACAAAAGCGTGAATTGCACTAGCTTTTCTCGTCATCCACGAATTGAGCAAAGTCGCCACGTTTAGAAACCTTACCCTCAGCAGCATTCTGCAACCCCTGACGCACTTTGGACAGCGCCAGTTTATTTTCAAACAGCCATGCTTCTCTGGCAGGAATTTCTTTGAACGGCTCAAGAATGAGCCGCCCGTCTTTTTCCTGATGGATACGGAAGCTGCTCACACCTTGGGCAAATGCTCCCAGTGCAATGCGCCCTTTCGCATCGGGGCGAACGCTGTGATCGTGGGTGGAAGGCATAGTATTTCTCCTTAGCTATGTGTATTTTGCCATATAGTGGGAAAAATCGCAAGTGGGATTACGCATTGCCCCCACTTGTCCATTTAGTGGCATTTTACGGTACATGTCACATACACCATGACAACTGTCTGAATTATCGAGAGAAATTAAGCGGTAAAGTATACTGAGATGCTCACGTTCGAAAATGATCTCGGCAGCCACTATTTTCTCCCCCTCCCCCACATTTTCAAAGCCTCAGAATTTAGTGCCATTGTTGCGCGGGTTAACCACGAATAAAATCAGAATACGGGCCTTCGCCCTTATTCACATGCCGTGCAGCCTGCAACCACAGCCAGACTTGCGGATCAGCAGGCGTATTGCTAGCATCGACGCCAGGAGCCACAGCAGAACCATTAATATCTTCGCCGTTGGAGATTATATCAAATACAAAGTCATAAACTTGGTAGAATGCAATGCTTCCTACCTTCGCTTGATCTAAGCGATTTTCAATGTCAGAAATTTCTGTTGACGTAAAAGTAAATGACATATTATTAATCCTTTTTCCCTAGTTCTTTTTTAGCAAATTTTTGCCAAAATTTAATTTCATATAGTACAGCACCCTCGTACTGCTCTTTGGTGATTTCATGATCTTCTGCATGGAATGGATATTGAGCATAAATATCCCAATACTTAAATACATGGTAGTTATCTTGTTTGTTTACAGGCCTATAGGTGCTTAAACTTAAATATTTAAACTTTCCCGGCTTATTCTTTGGGCTAATCCATATACTTTTCACCTCCAACGGCGAATCATTTTCTCTCTGACATACCTTCGTCATCGTCAGCCTGTCGGCATAAGGTATGCTCTTTCCATCAGGCGCATGAAACACCGGTCTGTATTCCCGCGGAACGGCGAGATGCGTT is a window from the Alphaproteobacteria bacterium genome containing:
- a CDS encoding phosphatidate cytidylyltransferase — protein: MLDEYSTPATIALAALWALLIAASVIVWRHNCQKPNRELVQRTQSWWVMIALFSGALVAGKGLMVTLFGVISFLALKEFFSLIATRRADRHVLLWAYLTIPIQYFWIYTGWYGMFVIFIPVYMFLGIHVRMLLTGHTEGFIRSASTIQWGMMVCIYTVSHAAYLLVMPEASGDMQMGASLLLYLVFLTQFNDVAQYVWGKCFGKHKVSPNISPNKTWQGLLGGVATTTLLAWLLAPYLTPFSAFDAILGGLLIGFGGFFGDITLSAVKRDIGVKDMGKTIPGHGRILDRIDSLTFTAPLFLHFIRYFYY
- a CDS encoding 1-acyl-sn-glycerol-3-phosphate acyltransferase, which produces MANHNSHLDTMVLMSLYPLHQLPHVRPVAAADYFLKNNVLSWFSQRIIGIIPMKRTAARDVFAGVYEALDKGDIVIFYPEGSRGEPERIAEMKKGIARIADVYPNVPITPVFIHGLGKVLPKDAWLPVPFFCDMFVGEALRNDDGELLSRLKTRMEDLAHEKSFAPWE
- a CDS encoding phosphatase PAP2/dual specificity phosphatase family protein, coding for MHISSLKKEAMLWLALLGPLFFGAYGFTNWYSASLPEVNQFYFGWEQNIPVVPWMIVPYMSIDLFFAGALFLCVTRQELHGHVKRVAFAISVSAACFLLYPMQFSFPRPEVDGFYGVLFDVLYGFDQPFNQAPSLHISLLMFLWVVYASHTKGLLNGFIHVWFALIGLSVLFTHQHHFVDIPTAMLVGAFGFYLFPNRQDYGGFPSGFHRKLVLVYGAMAILLLIMAFLAMPYSLLFLWPALALTLVAMAYSGAGTRVFRKWQGGHSISSRVLLAPYRLAAYCSYRMYTRADTPTRKVAENLLMGRMLSNKEAQQLCEDGVVAVVDMAPEFATAKPFRRLACHHARVLDLTPPNIEQLQDAVDFIEVHRAQGVVYVHCALGYSRSAAVVVAWLLKSGAAQTVDEAVEQLRNIHPKLVLNAASLAVLQSYSQGAKDFS
- a CDS encoding bifunctional alpha/beta hydrolase/class I SAM-dependent methyltransferase encodes the protein MRESVEHYFDGWDGAKLFYRHWPAATKSDKAIVLFHRGHEHSARWQDVIEKLDMPDAHIFAWDARGHGNSPGERGYAESFSALARDADCFVKHVSQQHMFAIEDIVVMAHSVGSVIAATWVHDYAPKIRALVLGSPALRIRLYVPFAIPGLRVLNKLRPKSFISSYVKGKLLTHDQEKAASYDNDPLVTRNIAVNVLLGLHDASSRLLTDAGAITVPTLVLTSGDDWVVRQKMQKEFFNGLSSSKKRMRIFPGFFHDTFNEKDNHLPIAEARQFMIEAFEGSYEPANVTDADKHGYTRLEYDELSSKIFPLCYKNWGYKLMALGMKTVGRLSDSMRLGWKLGFDSGAMLDYVYLNKAQGITPIGKLIDRAHLDSAGWKGIRQRKVHLELALREVIDNMQASQSKVRVLDIATGQGRYVLDVLQDYPNAQALLRDYSPINIEAGNKHVAERGISNVRYEEGNAFDADSVRSASEADVAIVSGLYELFPDNDLLRTSLGALAAVVPQGGYLIYTNQPWHPQMELIARVLTSHRDGEPWIMRRRTQQEMDQLVAQAGFIKEKMAIDDDGIFTVSVARRG
- a CDS encoding WHG domain-containing protein, coding for MARRYDHTREEIMQMAIESGNEMIAEHGLAVFSARGLAKTIGYTVGTLHNVFGGYDMLVMRINAHTLDELQQYIRNKTLNIADGEDSIRAMAHAYYQFAKNAPLRWRAIFEHSLPENATIPDWYQQKTVDLFIEIEIHMKAVNPKGDARLAAKSLWAGIHGTCALALTGKLDLTSKSSTEQLLEAMLDNFIRGYESRP